One Streptomyces puniciscabiei DNA segment encodes these proteins:
- a CDS encoding NADP-dependent oxidoreductase, with the protein MSDEKTMRVISQDVLGGPEVLKEVAAQRPKPGPNQVLVRVRAAGVNPTDWKHRATGGFLGKPPFVLGWDVSGEIVETGIGAAAFRPGDEVFGMLPYPYGHGSHAEYVIAPVRALTHKPASIDHTQAGALPLVSLTAWQALTEHADVRPGQRVLIHAAAGGVGHVAVQIAKARGAYVIGTASAGKHDFLREIGVDEPVDYRTTDVTEAVRDVDVVLDTLGGDTSVASLKVLRPGGVVVSILPVGSAEFHTEAERLGVRAVRMLVDADRTGMEKVAELAGSGKLRATIAGTFPLAEAAKAHEVGDTGRTTGKLVLLVD; encoded by the coding sequence ATGAGCGATGAGAAGACGATGCGAGTCATCAGCCAGGACGTCCTCGGTGGTCCCGAGGTCCTGAAGGAAGTAGCGGCGCAGCGGCCGAAGCCGGGCCCCAACCAGGTGCTGGTCCGGGTCCGGGCGGCCGGGGTCAACCCCACCGACTGGAAGCACCGGGCCACCGGAGGCTTCCTCGGCAAGCCGCCGTTCGTCCTCGGCTGGGACGTCTCCGGGGAGATCGTGGAGACCGGGATCGGTGCGGCCGCGTTCCGGCCCGGCGACGAGGTCTTCGGCATGCTGCCCTACCCCTACGGCCACGGCTCGCACGCCGAGTACGTGATCGCCCCGGTCCGCGCGCTGACGCACAAGCCCGCCTCGATCGACCACACCCAGGCGGGCGCGCTGCCGCTGGTGTCCCTGACCGCCTGGCAGGCGCTGACCGAGCACGCCGATGTACGGCCCGGACAGCGGGTGCTGATCCACGCGGCGGCCGGCGGGGTCGGGCATGTGGCGGTGCAGATCGCCAAGGCGCGCGGTGCGTACGTGATCGGCACGGCGAGCGCGGGCAAGCACGACTTCCTGCGGGAGATCGGCGTGGACGAGCCGGTCGACTACCGGACGACCGACGTCACCGAGGCGGTCCGGGACGTCGACGTGGTCCTGGACACGCTCGGCGGGGACACCTCCGTCGCGTCGCTGAAGGTGCTGCGGCCGGGCGGTGTCGTGGTGTCGATCCTGCCGGTGGGCTCGGCGGAGTTCCACACCGAGGCCGAGCGGCTCGGCGTACGGGCCGTGCGCATGCTGGTGGACGCCGACCGGACCGGGATGGAGAAGGTCGCGGAGCTGGCGGGGTCCGGGAAGCTGAGGGCAACGATCGCCGGGACGTTCCCGCTGGCCGAGGCCGCGAAGGCGCACGAGGTGGGCGACACCGGGCGGACCACGGGCAAGCTGGTCCTTCTGGTCGACTGA
- a CDS encoding GlxA family transcriptional regulator — protein MPDMQLLNRRPERVVVLALDGAYPFELGIPSRIFGAADGHYEVLTCTVDGRPVRTSADFTIGVAHGPEILRTADTVVVTSMPPAYIPAELPDEVSAALARIRPDARIVSICTAAFVLAEAGLLDGRRATTHWQVADHFRRRFPKVDLDPDVLFVDDGRILTSAGAASGVDVCLHIVRTDHGSELANSVARRCVVPPFRDGGQAQYIEQPVPVSGAASTAATRAWALERLDEPLTLADLAGHARMSLRTFARRFNDEVGLSPGRWLIQQRVARARHLLESSDLPVDRIAAEVGFATGASLRQHLHAAIGVSPQAYRRTFQRNR, from the coding sequence ATGCCCGACATGCAACTGCTCAACCGGCGCCCGGAGCGGGTGGTCGTCCTGGCCCTCGACGGCGCCTACCCCTTCGAGCTGGGCATCCCCAGCCGCATCTTCGGTGCCGCCGACGGCCACTACGAGGTGCTGACCTGCACGGTCGACGGCCGCCCCGTGCGCACCAGCGCCGACTTCACGATCGGCGTCGCCCACGGCCCGGAGATCCTCCGGACGGCGGACACGGTCGTGGTCACCTCGATGCCGCCCGCGTACATCCCCGCGGAGCTGCCGGACGAGGTCTCCGCGGCCCTCGCCCGCATCCGCCCGGACGCCCGGATCGTCTCGATCTGCACGGCCGCGTTCGTGCTCGCCGAGGCCGGCCTGCTCGACGGCCGCCGCGCCACCACCCACTGGCAGGTGGCCGACCACTTCCGCCGCCGCTTCCCGAAGGTCGACCTCGACCCGGACGTCCTCTTCGTCGACGACGGCCGCATCCTCACCTCCGCCGGAGCCGCCTCAGGCGTGGACGTCTGCCTGCACATCGTCCGCACCGACCACGGCAGCGAACTGGCCAACTCCGTCGCCCGCCGCTGTGTCGTCCCGCCGTTCCGGGACGGGGGCCAGGCCCAGTACATCGAGCAGCCCGTCCCCGTCAGCGGCGCGGCGAGCACGGCCGCGACCCGTGCCTGGGCCCTGGAGCGCCTGGACGAGCCGCTCACCCTGGCCGATCTCGCCGGTCACGCCCGGATGAGCCTGCGCACCTTCGCCCGCCGCTTCAACGACGAGGTCGGCCTCAGCCCCGGCCGCTGGCTGATCCAGCAGCGCGTCGCCCGCGCCCGGCACCTGCTGGAGTCCAGCGACCTGCCGGTGGACCGGATCGCCGCCGAGGTCGGTTTCGCCACCGGCGCCTCGCTGCGCCAGCACCTGCACGCGGCGATCGGAGTGTCCCCGCAGGCATACCGTCGGACGTTCCAGCGGAACCGCTGA
- a CDS encoding anti-sigma factor antagonist translates to MRDEPAPLTRHLRVYEHRAHTVLELRGEIDLVSATEIGPCLDRVTGRPGARVVIDLRSVEFFDCSGLRLLYRARARVLDGGGQLHLVCTHPLTLRVFRVTGLSRLLPPHPTLDSALATTARTGR, encoded by the coding sequence GTGCGAGACGAGCCTGCACCACTCACCCGTCACCTCCGTGTGTACGAGCACCGGGCGCACACGGTGCTGGAGCTGCGCGGCGAGATCGACCTGGTCTCGGCGACGGAGATCGGCCCGTGCCTGGACCGGGTCACCGGCAGACCCGGGGCACGGGTCGTGATCGACCTGCGGTCGGTGGAGTTCTTCGACTGCTCGGGGCTGCGGCTGCTGTACCGGGCCCGCGCCCGGGTGCTGGACGGCGGCGGGCAGCTGCACCTGGTGTGCACGCATCCGCTGACGCTGCGCGTCTTCCGGGTCACGGGCCTGTCCCGGCTGCTGCCCCCGCACCCGACCCTGGACTCGGCCCTGGCTACGACTGCTCGAACAGGGCGCTGA
- a CDS encoding amidohydrolase has product MHADLLFTRGPVLTPDGRTATAVAVTGDRITAVGHDELRALAGPRTEVVDLAGRLLLPGFQDAHVHPVPAGLELAQCDLSGRATAEETVAAVRAYAEAHPEREWILGGGWSMEAFAGGTPTKELLDAVVPDRPVYLPNRDHHGAWVNSRALELAGIGRGTPDPADGRIERDAAGEPSGTLQEGAMQLVGRLTPPATPADRLAALLHAQRHLHALGITAWQDALVGDFLGMDDPAEVYRTAARDGSLTARVRGALWWDRERGAEQIPELVQKRAELSHGRFRAGTVKLMLDGVAENGTAALLDPYLDRCGCATVNRGKSFIDPGQLPKYITELDALGFQCHFHALGDRAVRDALDAVEASRAANGPSDTRPHLAHLQVVHPDDVPRFARLGATANIQPLWAAHEPQMDELTIPFLGPERAARQYPFGALLRSGARLAAGSDWPVSSPDPLQGIHVAVNRVEPGGSGPVFLPEERLGLADALTAYTAGSAYVNHLDGTGRVAVGALADLVVLDRDPFAGPPEAIAETGVALTYVGGVRVYGAE; this is encoded by the coding sequence ATGCACGCTGATCTCCTCTTCACCCGCGGCCCCGTCCTCACCCCGGACGGCCGTACGGCGACCGCCGTCGCCGTCACCGGGGACCGGATCACCGCCGTCGGGCACGACGAGCTGCGGGCACTCGCCGGGCCGCGCACGGAGGTGGTCGACCTCGCGGGACGGCTGCTGCTGCCCGGCTTCCAGGACGCGCATGTCCATCCGGTGCCGGCGGGCCTGGAGCTGGCCCAGTGCGATCTGTCGGGCCGGGCGACGGCCGAGGAGACCGTGGCCGCCGTACGGGCGTACGCCGAGGCCCATCCGGAGCGGGAGTGGATCCTGGGCGGGGGCTGGTCGATGGAGGCGTTCGCGGGCGGTACGCCGACGAAGGAGCTGCTGGACGCGGTGGTGCCGGACCGGCCGGTGTACCTGCCCAACCGGGACCACCACGGGGCCTGGGTCAACAGCCGGGCGCTGGAGCTGGCCGGCATCGGCCGGGGCACGCCCGACCCGGCCGACGGGCGGATCGAGCGGGACGCGGCCGGAGAGCCGAGCGGCACGCTCCAGGAAGGTGCGATGCAGCTGGTCGGCCGGCTCACCCCGCCCGCCACACCGGCCGACCGGCTGGCCGCGCTGCTGCACGCCCAGCGGCATCTGCACGCGCTCGGCATCACCGCCTGGCAGGACGCGCTGGTCGGCGACTTCCTCGGCATGGACGATCCGGCCGAGGTGTACCGTACGGCGGCGCGGGACGGCTCGCTCACCGCCCGGGTGCGGGGCGCGCTGTGGTGGGACCGGGAACGCGGCGCCGAGCAGATCCCCGAACTGGTGCAGAAACGCGCCGAGTTGAGTCACGGGCGGTTCCGGGCCGGTACGGTGAAGCTGATGCTGGACGGGGTCGCCGAGAACGGTACGGCCGCGTTGCTGGACCCCTATCTGGACCGGTGCGGGTGCGCGACCGTCAACCGCGGCAAGAGCTTCATCGACCCCGGACAACTGCCCAAATACATCACCGAGTTGGACGCGCTCGGCTTCCAGTGCCACTTCCACGCGCTGGGCGACCGCGCCGTACGGGACGCGCTGGACGCGGTCGAGGCGTCCCGCGCCGCCAACGGGCCGAGCGACACCCGGCCGCATCTCGCGCACCTCCAGGTCGTGCATCCGGACGACGTGCCCCGCTTCGCCCGGCTCGGGGCCACCGCGAACATCCAGCCGCTGTGGGCCGCGCACGAACCGCAGATGGACGAGCTGACGATCCCCTTCCTCGGACCCGAACGGGCCGCCCGGCAGTACCCGTTCGGCGCGCTGCTGCGCTCGGGGGCGCGGCTCGCGGCGGGCAGTGACTGGCCGGTGAGCAGCCCGGATCCGCTCCAGGGCATCCATGTCGCGGTCAACCGGGTCGAGCCGGGCGGCAGCGGCCCGGTGTTCCTGCCCGAGGAGCGGCTCGGCCTCGCGGACGCGCTGACGGCGTACACGGCCGGGTCCGCGTACGTGAACCATCTGGACGGCACCGGCCGGGTGGCCGTCGGCGCCCTCGCCGATCTGGTGGTGCTGGACCGCGATCCCTTCGCCGGACCACCGGAGGCGATCGCGGAGACGGGCGTGGCGCTCACCTATGTGGGCGGGGTGCGGGTGTACGGCGCCGAGTGA